From the genome of Carassius auratus strain Wakin unplaced genomic scaffold, ASM336829v1 scaf_tig00006461, whole genome shotgun sequence:
AAAAGTCAGTTAGGTGGCAGGAAGCTGcgttgtattttatttgatctgATGAGAGTGTATCCAGTACAAACTCAAAAGCTGGAGACATGAACCCCATCCCTGGCACAATGGGTATGGCCAAAGAGCTGCCAGGTTCTCCAGCACCACCCTGAACCAGCCTCACCCGCGGCTTACTGGAAACCGAAGCGATGGTGGTCCAGATCCACCCACGTCAGTCCACAGAGGACAGACTCAGAGGCTCCTCCAGTGACAGCCAGTCACCAGCAGGTGGTGACATGCCCAAGTGGAACCCAGTAATTACAGTAAAGGTACGGAAGAAGATCAACAACCGATCATGATGTCTGGAAGCATGTCAAATATTTTGTCACTGGTCTGATCACAGTCAGGACAGATTGtcattagcattatttattttacttttttgcctAGGTGTGTTTGTGCATGGTTGATACAGTTTAGAAATGGCCATGTAATGCTTTAATCACTGTGAGCCTTGATTGATCAGGTTTTCTTGTCCAAGTGTGTGGTTTAGTCGCTGAACTGTAGGAGTATTGCAggcagtgttttgtgtttgtttgtgttcagtTGTCTGCACTCATTCGGACTGTTTTAGAAGCCGAAGTTATACGAAATCAGCGGCCAGCTGCATCTGTCCTTTCTCATGAGCAAACGCTCTACTTCTTTGTTTGATGAACTCTGTGTAGATATTAATGTTAGAGCAGATCTTGAGCttattatttataacttaattttGTCTGTGCACTGAAATCAAAACCCTTCATCGTGATTGCAAACAGAGAAAATCTTTGCTGTGCTGTAAAGTTCCTTAAGGGATTAactcacccacaaatgaaaatacttttatcatttactcaacgtccatgttgttccaaaaccgtaagtgttttatagtttttactgatttattttattgtaacttATAGATGTCATTATTAACAGAGAATTATGACATGAGTATTATTTCATGTATTTCAAGTAAAATGTACTTTTAGTAGTTTTCCATAATTTAATCGAGTTTTTTTTCCACCCTGCCGTTTCTTGGCCAGGCACCTGTTTAGGGAACTTTCCCAgactttgttatttttcatttgttgtaCCCTCAGGTTTTCAATCAAACCTTCATAACTAAGCAAACACATCAAGTTCCGGGTCTGTGTGGAGACACAAAGTAAAGACATGAGATATGAGATTTTAACATGGAAAAGGCCCTCATCCATAATATGCAACAATCTGCACAGGACACTGCAGTCGTGTTAAAGAGCGCAAGAGAATCCAGTATTAAGCCCACTGCTCAGGAGTCTGCTGACCTAGTATcttgaaagaaaaaagagaaatggAGGCGAGCATTGAGGGAAAACAAAAAGATAGTAAGAGAAGCAGAGAAATACAATCTCAAACAGAaactagatttttaaatattttctgaagaaaatgtgaaacGCCTTTGTTAAGATCTTtggcattataatatatatttgtaggtGGTTGTAGGGTGTTGCTTATGTTCTAGGTAGGGTGGAATCAAGTAATCGATTAgatcaataataaaaaacaaatgtaatagtTGATTAATTTACATCTATTTACAAAACACACTTTAtagaaaacacagaaaaaaaagcatgatCCAGGCTTTTTTGAAAAGCTGTTTCGTGTCTTGTattcacatatactgtatatacatatatgtcaaTATTTACGTATATGTCATATAAATGCTCATTCTGACAGCACGCAAGTTTGCAGTtaaattttacacacacaaagcTAGCCTgtctattttctaaatgtttattataaatttttcgTTGTTGAAAATTCATCTGtccatgttcatgttcatgatAACATGTTCTGCACGAACATCGAATGGAAGTCATGGAGCTACATAGAAAGTCAAGGTGCaataatgttaactaaaatatttattttgatttaaataatgttttttttttttttttcatttggaagTCAAATTAGCTTTGAAATGgacaattttattgtattattgtttttttttttttttttttttttttttttactgaatttttttttactgatttttcaAAGATTGTTTTTGGAGGTTGCAATGTGGGTTGTTCCTTAGCCGTTATGTTATAAGATgtaagtctatttttttttttttatggtcctCCAGGTAAAACTTTGTTAGATTCCTTAGAAAAGTAGTAGATCTTCTTTTCCATGATTTGCGGTATCACAGATGTCAATGTTTAAGCATTAGCACTAGTAATTAGTTATGCCCACCTTAGCTAGTCCCATAAGGAGTTAATAAGGCAGAAAAAGATCAGTGAATGTAAGAGGAACTGTGCGTCAGTGAGTTCTGATCATTATTAACTGTTTAAGTGTGGACGCTATGATTTATGGTGCTAAAGTGGCCTGAGTAGAAATGTCACAGCACATTTCCAGACGCATATATCTTGTGGTTTTTGGCAGCTTGTTGTTTCTTTAGGTTTTACATGTTTGATGTATATTAAAGTTGATACACACATATGTGCACTGGCACACATGCGCATATGCACAGCTGCTCTCCATCCTCTCTCTGAAGCCCCGTCTTGTTCTGTTGTATTCCTAGCATCTTCAGACATCTGCTTTCCATTGTCAGCATCTCCGAAGACTTGAAAACATTAAATGCTGGCACAAGCTCGGTCCTCACTCCAGCACTTAATGCTGCACTTAGGTGACTTGAAAGGCAGGAGGCGAGAATTGTAGAAAATGAAGTGTCAccgaaagaaataaaaaaaaatcacctaagATTACcaccaattacattttaataatggcCTGCCCATCTGCTGATCAGATGCAGGGAGTCCCCATGGTCCAGCGGTGGGGTTATGGGGTAGGGGGGTTGTCTCCTTCTGTAATGTTACTGTAAAACAGTGATTCTTAACTGGTTTAGCTTGAATGATTCAAACTTGTTGACATTATGTGAGGGCTAGTAATGAAActgttaatcaaacaaaatatcaacaacaacaaaaaaaacacaaacactaaaaacagtaatattgtgaaatgttattacaatttaacaataattttaatatatatatttttatttttatgtattttaaaaatgtaatttggttcctgtgatggcaaatctgaagcactccagtcttcagtgtcaattgAGCCTTCAGaaatttctaatatgctgatttggtgctcaagaaacatttcttattattatcaatcatattactgaaaacaaaattaatttggaAACCATTATACATTTGTTCAGGATTATTGATGAATAggagtttaaaagaacagaatttattttgaaatagtaatgttttaaaacagacattatacatgtctttactttcacatttataaacactaacaattaatttaaataagacAAAGTATACTATAATGGTACCAATTAAGTATATACAGCCAAGTGCTTAAAGTATACAAAATATACTTTAAgttgttccactttagcacatAAAAGTACACTAAATACACTTCATGTTGAGCTTTTctacaatttaattacaattaaaatataattagtacaaaattagttgttccaaaATAGCATGCTTCAAGTTAACTAATCATGAACACACTTGAAGTATAATGATGATTAGTGTGTCCACAAGTACACAAAAGTATGCTAAATTTTAGTACACATttagcacatttatttttcagctgGGTGCCCTGTGACATTATAGGTGTGACAATCATATTCTATTACCTTTACTTGATAAAACAACACGGTTTGAGGTGtttaaaatatgctaaataatcAACATGACAAAGtgacaatttaataaatgtattaagttattaatttccccagttgcatttttattgtgCCCATACTGTATTAGTATATAACCAAATGACCGGTAAATTTGCACCAAATAATGTGGGAGCTTGATTAGAAGCAGAGACTTTGACTTAACAACAAAATATATGGGAAATGTGTTCTTTTTATAAGTTTATAAGTCTGTATTAGATATAGCATGGAAGCATTTGCCATATAAAACAGCTTTGTTATTTGCTCAGAGTCGAAAAGACTTGTTTTTCTCACCACAGTTCGGTTCTTCTCTGTGATTGTATTCTAGTGTTTTTGTGAATGAAGCCAGAATATCAGTCTGGTCTCCATCACAGAGCTCTGCGTTGCCCTCAGGTGTTATTGGCTCCACACAGCAGTGATCTCACACCAAAGATTGTCATTCCTTAATAGCTTCTGAATGCTTGCAAACCTGCTCCCTCTTTTGCCCCTCACATACATTTGGTCAAGGATCAGAGATCTTTTAAGAGCGATGGAGAAACTGTCTGTCCTCCAGGCATACGTGTTCTTCGTTCCTCAACCTTTTCAGTTTGATTATTTAGTTTGAATATTTGATTATTCTTGCACTATTActtagtgaatatatatatatatatatatatatatatatatatatatatatatatatatatatatatatatatatatatatatatatatatatatatatacagtgcctataaaaaatattcataccccttcatttttttcctccacatcaatctacactccatacaccataatgacAAAGTGCAGATTTttgacaactgtaaatttatgatAATTCAAAAACTGAAATTAGTACATTGCATAAGTGTTCATACTTTGGCATGATGCGACAAGCTTTGCAAATCtgcatttggcaattatctgccattATTCTCTTCATCTCTCAAGCTCTGTAAGTTTTGATGGGGGTTGGcagacattttcaggtttctccagaaatatttgattgggCTCAAACTCAGGCTGTGGCTGGGCAACTCAAGGACgttcacagagttgtctataagcctCTCAtgctgtgtgcaggtgccaagtcctgttggaaaatgaaatctgcatctccataaagttggtcaccagcaggaagcatgaagtgctctaaaacttcctggtatacagctgcgttgaccttggacctcagaaaacgcagtggaccaacaccaacagATCAAGCAACGTATATTGTGTGCCTCTCCCCTCTTCcttcagactctgggaccctgatatccaaaggaaatgcaacatttactttcatcagagaacataactttggaccactcagcatcTCTCCACTTCTTTTTTAAGCAAGACGCTTCTGATGCTgcctgttgttcaagagtggcttgacacaaggaatgcgacagctgaaacccatgtcttgcatacatctgtgcgtagtggttcttgaagcactgactccggctgcagtccactctttctgaatctcccccacattttttaataggttttgtttcacaatcctctccagagtGCGGTTAACCCTATTGCTTGCACACtattttctaccacatcttttccttcccttcacctctctattaatgtgcttggacacagagctctgtgaacagccagcctcttttgccatgaccttttgtgtcttgccctccttgtgcaaggtgtcaatggtcgtcttttggacaactgtcaagtcagcagtcttccccatgattgtgtagcctatacagaactagactgagagaccatttaaaggctttgcaggtgttttgagttaattagctgatgagagtgtggcaccaggtgtcttcaacattgaaccttttcacaatatactaattttctgagatactgaatttgggattttccataTTTGACAGTTATAAACATcagaaaattagaaaaaataaacatttgaaatatatctgtctgtgtgtaatgaatgaatataatatacaagtttcactttttgaatggaattagtgaaaaaataaacatttaatgatattctaattatatgacaagcacctgtgtgtgtgtgtgtgtgtgtgtataacatttttgaaaaaggaCATTTATTATTGTGGCAGATGCAGTTTTGAATCTGGTCTCCCAATAATTTCCTTTCTACTGTCTTTATCAAAGAAAAGTGTATTAAACCCCTTAAACGATACTTCAGAATACAAGAAAACATAAATTCAGTCATGCATCTGATGATAGTAGGCTGTGGGTTCCATTACTGCCTAAGCAATCAAATCtctctatttctttttttctctccttttctctttgtCCCAGCTTTCACAACTGGTTCTTTCACAGACGCCTACCTTCTGACCAAAACCAAGTGCAATACCCAAAAGTGAAAAACCATTGCAAATTCAATATAAATCCAATCTAACATTCTGTCCAAGTTTCCAAACATGGAGGAGCTTCTCTTATGTAGCCTTGCCATAACTAATTCTCTTAATGTAGCAAAGGATCATACCTTTAAATGTCTCCCATAATTCTCTCCGTATAGAACAAAGCTTTTAACGCAAACTCGGATCTGAATTGATGTAACTTGGCAGAACGTTTTTGGAGTTGgacaataatacattaaaagaagCATACGGAGTGTAAAGTATTCTGATACTGAGCCATTTGCCTCATCTTCTGCAGATTGGATGTGCACATTTCTGTGTTGCACAAGAGTGTTGACTGGGGACAATCACCTTCACCAAAGGCATGCCATCTGCTATTCATGTCTGTTTTTACACTTGTTATCAAAAGTGCATCGAAGGTTCTATTGTTATTTTGAAAAAGCGTATTTGTGTCTTCTGTTCCTCACAGTTGCTTAAATAGCTCTTTGGGTAGGTTAAAGGGTCTTAGCTAAAGGGCTAACAGAAAATCTGTTTTCACAAGCTGCCTCTCATGGCAAGAATCGCATCCCAGATATGATATTGAGCAATTTCTGAAAATCTGTAAAACAGATTTGTATCAAAAATTCCTGTGGCTTCCGTCTATATTCTCTCTGCAGCTCACATCAGCAGTATAGTTTACTTGACTTTGTGGCATTTGAAGACGTCTTGTGAAACCGATTATCAGTGTCATACAACGGAAACAAGcctaaaataagtttaatacatatcatttctatttaaaattagcTCAAAGCATAGTAGGGACACATGCTAAGGGACACAAGGAAAGGAGGAAGtaattaaaagaatattatttttagtGTGAAACAAAGTATTCCAAAGTAATTGACAAACCTTTCAGATCTTGAAGCAAGAAAACCCTGGCTTTAGCTCAGCGAGCACTGATACACAAACACAGATTGACATTCCAACTGTGATATTTCCAAGCCAAGAAAAAATGATCCAAGATTTAATAAACAGCCATTATTGTTTTTTGAAAACTAGAACGTATGTGAAAAAGTATGTTTCTTCTGTTTATTGAGTTGAGTGGATCCAGCATGTACTTTACAGGACCTGCGTGTCTTGTGGCCTTCTCCTCCATGgtttttttctctttccctcATTTCTTCTTGCCTCTCAACACTCTATTCCCTTTGTTTCCCtcacaattttttcttttatttattttttgctttaacgCAATTACTTGTCACCTTCTCATTTTGTGTACTTGGAAACAATATCTTACAGAATATCCTTTGTCTCTGGTTTGGCTTTAACCACATGTTTTGATGCCGACTCCATTGGGTGTTGCATTATTAATGTCATCATTGTGAgcaaattacatttcagaaatcgAGTTAGTTAAAAACTTGAAAGATGCGGTCACCCACACTGGACTCAAAAAGAGTGTCCGCTTTCCTTctggaaatattttcaaacactaTGAAAccatatttatctttattttgattACATATGCTACACTTAGTTTAAAAGTTCTCCTGAGACTGTGTCTCACTTaccaaataaacatgaaatattgatttgagtcaGAAATATTGGCcaagtatagtatagtatagtattccAGAAAGTTCTGCAATTAGTTTAAAAGAtggtttaaaaatctttaaatgctAATATATATCTATTGTATTTTCCACCTGTTTTAGTGAATGGAGGATGTATCTCATTCTGTTCAGAGAAGGAGAGCACTCCTGAGCTGACAGCAGAAGAAGGAACCTTGCTCCGCTGTGGACAGAACCTGCCAGTTCAGCCTGGAGCCCAGTACCACCACAATAGCCATTGTGAAGACCCCACAAAGAACCTTCACCTGCAGGAAAGCCCCCACCGAGACGCCAGGTAAGACTCCCAGCACAACCCTTGGACTGATCAAGAAGAGTTGCTCCCTGAGAACTTACTTTTATGTCTGAAAAAGTAACTGAATGtgctatttaaaatgttgtttaaatatattttgacttGGAAATAAGCAAATAATCTACTACAAATCTGATCTAAACAAAACTGTGAAagatctttaattattattaaatatattattaatatattataatttattattaaataattattataacttGTGCATAGTCTAATTAACATGCATGAGTGAAGCATTCTTATTTTGTGACATCACAACCAGCAACTTCCTTCTACTTAcgtacactattgttcaaaagtttgggatcagtaagatttatttatttaaataaataagtacttttATTAAGTGAgtctgcattaaattgatcaaaagtgacagtaaagatacagatttctatttcaaataaatgctgttcttttgaacttttttttttcatcaaaggatcctgaaaaaaggGCCAATATCATAGttttagcatattaaaatgatttcagaaggatcatgtgatactgaagactaatggctgctgaagattcagctttgccattactgtaataaaatacattgaaaaatacattaaaatagaaaatagttatttttaagtatttcacagtttcaaatatttaattatttttgatcaaataaaggcaacgGAATCTTTCCGATACTTACCTTCTAAATTGTAGATTAATACCATTATTAATGAAAAGTCAAACAAGTATTTGCTTTTGATTTTTGCTCTTTGTCCTCTGAGATGTCCAGGATTAGCAGTTCATGTGTATGACAGAAAAGGATACCTATTAAACATAttgttcaaaatataaaatttaattctaGGATCTAGTAAAATGCATGTAAAGCATTTAAGATTGCAATTTTAGTCCTGCTAATCACATAAAGAATTTAAACACATATCTACAAAGAAAATAATGTTGGTTGTTTTATATCTCAATGTAGTGCAGAACAAGTCAACCAAGCTAGTCAAACACTGCAGTACTGATGGCGCTTCTTGGCTGTGTTTGTTTCTTAAACAGCTAGGAAGAGACACTACCGTCGGTTTCTTTTGGCTTCTGTGTAGCCACAGTGCAGTTGAAACCCATCGTTTCAGCAAGGGATGCTATCCAAAGTGCTTTCACTCAAACATGCCATCCAACTCTCCTAATACTGTCGCTGAATGTCACTTCTTCAGCCAAACAGGAAGTGGTGAGCCTGAATGGAGCGACTCATGACAAACTTGAGGCTTCAGCTCAGCCAGTGCACTAGCATTAGTGGTTTCCCGCACCAAGTGAAAAGGGGACTGAGACAGAATCATTCATAGACTGCTGGGACAGAGGGCCCTTCTCACATCATTCCGGAGCTTTGCGCTCAAATCCATAATGAGCAAACTGACAGGAATTATTATGTGGAAGATCACAGCGACGCACTGGGAAATATGATCCCATTCAAGGGGGGGAAATATTCCTACTATAATGGGGAGTATTGTAAACAGAGCGTTTAGAGGCCCACCATTATTTCACCAACCACCAGGTGACTTCTATTTAGCTCACATGTAGGCTTCGGTTAACTCCTATTGTGTCATCAAAGCCTGTCATACGTCGAGTATGACAGCCTGCCTgtattcatctctctctcttcttatttTTAAATACCCATTCATAACTATAGTTCAGGCCAAATTTCCTGCATCATTTATTCATTGAATTGCTTGGGAGCGTTTGTGGTGGATATAACCAGCGTTTAAAATAGACCATAGTGGAAACCCATCTAATGGCTgtttcctgagagagagagagtggaactTAAAAAGTAGCTTCGGATTAGCACAAACCAAACATTAGAACCAAATAAGATTCTGTAAGGGTTTGCAAAAATGAATTTCCAATCGTGCCCGCTTCTGGTCAAACATTGTCAGTGTTAAGAGAGATGTTTAGAGAGTACAGGTTTGCCAGAACTAGAGCACAGAGCTTGTTTGTTCCAGTTGTGTCCGACAGTGCAGAATTGGCAGCACTTTGAGAAGCCCTGGCCTTTATCTTTCAACAGGCCAGGCTGCTAATAGCGTAGATATTCTTTCTGCTCCATTCTGCCCAAATGCTCCTCATATTCCTCTGGGTGTGTTTCATTCTCCCACAGGTCTGCTGGCTTTCAGACGGATGTCAGCTCGTCGTCTCTGTCCGGTGGCATCAATGGGTGTCATGCGTTGCTGTCTTACCCCATCAAACAGGAGGGCTACAAGCTGGGTTCAGTCCTGGGTGACTTTTCAGGAGGGATGGGTGCAGGTCGCAGGGAACTGGACCGTCCAAGCAGTGGTGGTGGCGACAGCAGTGGCGGTGGCGAAGGTAACTTAGCAACAGTTCTGTCGTTGTCGGCAATGGCGGTGACTGTATATCCATTTAATAATGAAGATGGCTCCTCCCCGCTGGCTTTGTCCCCGAGCTCGCGTCACTCAGCAAGGCCGAATGCGAGTGGACTGAAGAGACGCTGTCTCTCGGTGGCCTCCCAGTCAGCCTCAGAGGGAATCGATATTGCCACAAACATCTGCTCCTCCCAGATGTCCTGCGTTATCGGCCTGTGCACCAATTCGTCGTCGCCTGCCTCCACCACGTTCTCCCACAAGCCTCTCCCCACACCCAGCCCTCAGCTGCCTTCACCTTCCACCTCGTCCTGCCTCCTACCCCTCTCctcttcatcctcttcctccacGGTGTCGTCGGTGGAGCATTGTGAGGACTTAGGCTCCATGCAGTTGGGGCCCGGCGTGGGTAGCTGCGACAGGCTTGGACTTCTCATACAGCCTGGCATGGTGCTGGACAGCTGTACGCCAACACTGAAACAGGAACCGGTGGATGAGTTCTCTCCAAATGAGGAGGAGCTCTTTCAGCATCACTATCACCATCTGACCAGCCGCGGAAGCCACTGCGGTGGGCATTCCCACCagcaccaccaccatcatcatcaccaaacAGGCCCCCCACGGCCACCCATGCCCCCTCCCTACCACCTGCACCAGTACATGGGCTCCGGCCCAGGAGCTCTACTGAATCCTCAAAGCCAGCAGCAGTCTCCACCCTCAGCTCTGCTGGCACAACCCAAACCCACAGGCCTGGTCGAACAGCAGGTGGGTGATAGGGAGGATGTATTTAGCGATAAGCAGGTATGCCGATGGATTGATTGCAGCGCGGCATATGAGCAGCAGGAGGAGCTTGTTAGGCATATTGAGAAGGTCCACATCGACCAGCGCAAGGGCGAGGACTTCACCTGCTTTTGGGCTGGATGTGTCCGGCGCTACAAACCCTTCAACGCTCGCTACAAGTTGCTCATCCACATGAGGGTTCACTCTGGAGAGAAACCTAACAAATGCATGGTGAGTATCTACCCTTTTTAGCTGTCTGTCAAAAGTGCACAGTTTCCAGCGGTTCCCCATAATGAAATTCATAGCGGTGATTATAGCTGGCAGCTGAAATGGCCTTGAAAATGCAGAAGCAGTATTTCGGAGTGAATTGTTTTTGTTGGAATCCTTGTTGACTTTAATTTGAATGGAAAGTGTGAGAATCCAAATGCcggtataattatttttaattaagcaggtcagttttaaaatctatttttaagtaTGTATTATCAACAGAGGACAAATAACTCTTTCATTAGGCTTTATTAAAccaaatttctttcaaaatgccccataaaagttttctttacaaatccattATTTTTTAACTTGTGTTATGTCGGTTTTATTCAAGGAATATATTTGGATGTTTTCCAcaagcttcatttttttttttttaccgcttTCATGGAACCACCTACATGTATGCCTATTTTCCTCAGCATTTTTTTTCCCACAACCCTATCACATGGCATGAGAAACTATGATTTCAACTGAAAATACTGCTTGCTTTTCCACTGACGGTTTGGGTATTTAATTGGACCTGTAGTCTAGCTGTACAAATAGTGTTTTGGTGAAACCCAAGAAAT
Proteins encoded in this window:
- the LOC113071190 gene encoding zinc finger protein GLIS3-like, with the translated sequence MVVQIHPRQSTEDRLRGSSSDSQSPAGGDMPKWNPVITVKKSLNANIYLLYFPPVLVNGGCISFCSEKESTPELTAEEGTLLRCGQNLPVQPGAQYHHNSHCEDPTKNLHLQESPHRDARSAGFQTDVSSSSLSGGINGCHALLSYPIKQEGYKLGSVLGDFSGGMGAGRRELDRPSSGGGDSSGGGEGNLATVLSLSAMAVTVYPFNNEDGSSPLALSPSSRHSARPNASGLKRRCLSVASQSASEGIDIATNICSSQMSCVIGLCTNSSSPASTTFSHKPLPTPSPQLPSPSTSSCLLPLSSSSSSSTVSSVEHCEDLGSMQLGPGVGSCDRLGLLIQPGMVLDSCTPTLKQEPVDEFSPNEEELFQHHYHHLTSRGSHCGGHSHQHHHHHHHQTGPPRPPMPPPYHLHQYMGSGPGALLNPQSQQQSPPSALLAQPKPTGLVEQQVGDREDVFSDKQVCRWIDCSAAYEQQEELVRHIEKVHIDQRKGEDFTCFWAGCVRRYKPFNARYKLLIHMRVHSGEKPNKCMVSIYPF